The proteins below are encoded in one region of Levilactobacillus namurensis:
- the ftsL gene encoding cell division protein FtsL yields MAQNSLAEAVPLTTEPKRRQHIEQPQPQLQPTPQGQPQKLPVSKFEKCLMTVGGLILAVMMVFVVSSKIAMSNAQHQLQSINQTTATYQNRNTNTQQEINELQSRSRLDKIARKQGLELDNARIRNVNK; encoded by the coding sequence ATGGCGCAAAATAGTTTAGCAGAGGCGGTTCCGCTTACCACGGAACCCAAACGACGCCAACACATAGAACAACCACAACCGCAGCTCCAACCGACCCCACAAGGTCAGCCGCAGAAGCTCCCCGTCTCTAAGTTTGAGAAATGTCTCATGACGGTGGGGGGACTCATTCTAGCGGTGATGATGGTTTTTGTTGTTTCTTCTAAGATTGCAATGAGCAACGCACAACACCAATTGCAGTCCATTAATCAAACCACGGCGACGTATCAGAATCGCAACACGAATACCCAACAAGAAATCAATGAATTGCAAAGTCGCAGTCGGCTTGATAAGATTGCACGAAAACAGGGATTGGAATTGGACAACGCGCGAATAAGGAATGTTAATAAATAA
- the rsmH gene encoding 16S rRNA (cytosine(1402)-N(4))-methyltransferase RsmH — MEDFHHVTVLLNEAVAGLAIQPTGTYVDCTLGGGGHSQHILEQLTTGHLYAFDQDQTAIDYNQEHLKDALAAGKVTFIKNNFRNLQAALNELGVTQVDGILYDLGVSSPQFDEADRGFSYQHDAPLDMRMDQSAPLTAWTVVNEWSFNDLVRIFHRYGEEKFAKPIARAIERHRQTAPIDTTGQLVEIIKEGIPAAARRHGGHPAKKVFQAIRIAVNDELGALEASLEQAIKLLAPHGRISVITFQSLEDRLVKTMFREQSSLPELPHGLPVIPDQLQPDYKLVNRKPIVPTDAELAANHRAHSAKLRILERLDSTHS; from the coding sequence ATGGAAGACTTTCATCACGTCACGGTACTTTTAAACGAAGCGGTGGCGGGTCTCGCCATCCAACCAACAGGAACTTACGTCGATTGCACTTTAGGTGGCGGTGGTCACAGCCAACACATTCTCGAACAATTGACGACGGGTCACTTGTACGCCTTTGATCAAGACCAGACCGCCATTGACTATAACCAAGAACACCTCAAGGACGCCTTAGCCGCAGGGAAAGTCACGTTTATCAAGAACAACTTTCGGAATCTGCAGGCCGCGTTGAACGAGTTGGGGGTCACCCAGGTGGACGGCATCTTGTACGACCTGGGGGTTTCCTCACCGCAGTTCGACGAAGCCGACCGGGGCTTTAGCTACCAACACGACGCACCATTAGATATGCGGATGGATCAGAGTGCCCCGTTGACGGCTTGGACGGTGGTCAATGAATGGTCGTTCAACGACTTAGTTCGGATCTTTCACCGTTACGGCGAAGAGAAGTTTGCCAAGCCCATCGCTCGAGCCATTGAACGCCACCGCCAGACGGCGCCCATCGATACGACGGGCCAACTGGTTGAGATCATCAAGGAAGGGATTCCCGCGGCCGCTCGGCGGCATGGTGGGCATCCGGCCAAGAAGGTCTTCCAGGCGATTCGTATCGCGGTCAACGATGAGTTGGGCGCGTTAGAAGCCTCGCTGGAACAGGCCATCAAGTTGTTAGCCCCTCACGGGCGGATCAGCGTGATCACTTTCCAATCCTTGGAAGACCGGCTGGTCAAGACCATGTTCCGGGAGCAATCATCGTTACCAGAATTGCCCCACGGTTTACCCGTGATTCCCGACCAGCTGCAGCCAGACTACAAGCTGGTCAACCGCAAGCCTATCGTTCCGACGGACGCGGAATTGGCAGCCAATCATCGCGCCCACAGTGCTAAATTGCGAATTCTCGAAAGATTAGATTCGACTCACTCATAA
- the mraZ gene encoding division/cell wall cluster transcriptional repressor MraZ: MFMGEFEHSIDAKGRLIIPAKFREQLGDHFVVTRGMDGCLFGYPLAEWAVLQDKLKALPLNHKDARAFVRFFYSAATECEVDKQGRINLPKPLCEHAALTKQCVIVGVANRFEIWSAERWTAFATAAEENFDDIAEKIDF, translated from the coding sequence ATGTTCATGGGCGAATTTGAGCATTCGATTGACGCCAAAGGACGGCTAATTATCCCCGCCAAATTCAGAGAACAACTTGGCGACCATTTCGTGGTTACCCGCGGGATGGATGGTTGTTTATTCGGTTATCCATTAGCTGAGTGGGCGGTGTTGCAAGATAAACTGAAAGCCTTGCCACTCAACCATAAGGACGCCCGGGCGTTTGTCCGGTTCTTCTACTCGGCCGCCACGGAATGTGAAGTCGATAAGCAGGGCCGTATCAACCTCCCCAAGCCCCTTTGCGAACACGCTGCGTTGACAAAACAGTGCGTGATCGTGGGGGTCGCCAACCGGTTTGAAATTTGGAGCGCCGAGCGGTGGACCGCGTTTGCGACGGCCGCTGAGGAAAACTTTGACGATATCGCTGAAAAAATTGATTTTTAA
- a CDS encoding DUF3397 domain-containing protein, whose amino-acid sequence MTFWTSPVAPLVILIVGWLVIRGIKHRLRRHWPAQVVTWDLMTPLLIICSLLLIPAGAGRWLPWLVMGWMVLGMGVAIVQAIRRHELLYPVFFKTFWRLTDVYWVVGFGLCFLLTFS is encoded by the coding sequence ATGACGTTTTGGACATCACCCGTGGCACCATTGGTCATCTTAATTGTAGGGTGGCTGGTGATTCGCGGCATTAAGCATCGACTACGGCGACACTGGCCGGCGCAGGTAGTGACCTGGGACCTCATGACGCCGTTGCTGATTATCTGTAGTTTACTCCTGATTCCAGCCGGGGCCGGTCGCTGGCTACCCTGGTTAGTAATGGGCTGGATGGTCCTGGGGATGGGGGTCGCCATCGTTCAGGCAATCCGGCGCCACGAACTTTTATATCCCGTTTTCTTTAAAACGTTTTGGCGGCTAACGGATGTTTATTGGGTCGTGGGGTTCGGTTTGTGTTTTCTACTTACATTTAGTTAG
- a CDS encoding DUF4044 domain-containing protein yields the protein MEKKKKSTFQKITNVFVWIMIIATLGSLIFGAIFSLM from the coding sequence ATGGAAAAGAAGAAAAAATCGACGTTTCAAAAAATCACGAACGTCTTCGTATGGATCATGATTATCGCAACTCTTGGATCTTTAATTTTTGGCGCTATTTTCTCACTAATGTAA
- a CDS encoding DNA translocase FtsK produces the protein MATKRKTTRRKPARRKSSRKATQPFPYTRNVVGLVLLALAALGLFNLGLLGSLCANLMRIVVGDGYQVGLVVLGALGVALAITGTWPQIARHYLAGSGLVFSGWLLWLSATAFVTANQHSGFVTTVWHAGLSDLLTGGRTGQLGGGLWGAVELSVIAWLIALLGAQIAAWLIMAGGVLVFFQIPLSDLAPYVQKVGRWVVAGSQAVANGVKRGGTALQTHYAQRQKAATTDSTSKPKPDEKPTASTDQPATPEPSTTQQAKPTSPQPSYHVTVAANEQPAKPAPATPSADAQEAADEPALVSADPVDPNYQLPASDLLKQVPPTDQTAEINAIDANTKILKQTLDSFGVDAEVKNVSLGPSVTEYELHPAIGVKVSRIVNLADDLALALAAKGIRIQAPIPGKSLIGIEVPNKEVSTVAFRDVVEAQPAHPNKPLEVPLGRNVTGQVVMMDLTKMPHLLIAGATGSGKSVAINGIITSILMNARPDQVKMMLIDPKKVELSVYNGIPHLLTPVVSEPKKAARALHKVVKEMERRYELFSQFGQRKISGYNAFVQKANAEDNQARPTLPYIVVIVDELADLMMTVSNEVEDAIIRLAQMGRAAGVHMILATQRPSVDVITGLIKANVPSRIAFAVSSGIDSRTILDTNGAEKLLGRGDMLFQPVDANSPVRVQGAFISDEDVSNVVAFIKQQQTADYDEDMVVTDEELKQEEQGDSNDELFDDALAFVVDQQKASTSLLQRRFRIGYNRAARIIDDLEQRGYIGPQEGSKPRQVYKQPDAETSTTDQGNS, from the coding sequence TTGGCAACCAAACGAAAAACCACGCGACGGAAACCAGCTCGGCGGAAATCAAGCCGTAAAGCCACGCAACCGTTTCCCTATACCCGTAACGTTGTCGGCTTGGTCTTATTGGCCCTCGCTGCGTTGGGGCTATTCAATCTAGGCTTATTGGGCAGCCTGTGTGCGAACCTAATGCGCATTGTGGTGGGGGACGGCTACCAAGTGGGGTTAGTCGTCCTAGGCGCCTTAGGTGTCGCCTTAGCCATTACGGGGACCTGGCCCCAAATTGCCCGTCACTATCTGGCGGGGAGCGGCCTGGTCTTTAGTGGTTGGCTCCTGTGGCTGTCGGCCACCGCTTTTGTGACCGCCAACCAACACAGCGGCTTTGTTACCACCGTCTGGCACGCGGGCCTCTCAGATTTACTGACGGGAGGTCGTACGGGTCAACTGGGCGGTGGCCTGTGGGGAGCTGTGGAGCTCTCCGTGATTGCCTGGTTAATTGCGTTGCTGGGCGCTCAGATTGCGGCTTGGCTGATTATGGCCGGCGGGGTTCTGGTCTTCTTCCAGATCCCGTTAAGTGACTTAGCGCCTTACGTTCAAAAGGTCGGTCGCTGGGTCGTAGCTGGTAGTCAGGCCGTCGCTAATGGCGTCAAGCGGGGTGGGACGGCCTTACAGACCCACTACGCCCAACGGCAAAAGGCGGCCACGACGGATTCGACGTCTAAGCCCAAGCCAGATGAGAAGCCAACTGCCTCGACAGACCAGCCTGCAACACCCGAGCCGAGTACAACGCAACAAGCCAAACCGACCAGCCCGCAACCCAGTTACCACGTGACCGTGGCGGCCAATGAGCAACCGGCGAAGCCAGCGCCCGCAACACCTAGCGCCGACGCCCAAGAAGCGGCGGACGAGCCAGCGCTAGTCAGTGCTGATCCGGTCGACCCGAATTATCAGTTGCCCGCCTCCGACCTGTTGAAGCAGGTGCCACCGACGGACCAAACGGCGGAAATCAACGCAATTGATGCCAATACTAAGATTTTGAAGCAGACCCTAGACAGCTTTGGGGTCGATGCGGAAGTCAAGAACGTCAGTCTGGGGCCGTCCGTGACGGAATACGAACTACACCCCGCTATCGGGGTCAAGGTCTCGCGCATCGTGAACTTGGCGGATGATTTGGCCCTAGCGTTGGCGGCCAAGGGGATTCGGATTCAAGCGCCGATTCCCGGCAAGTCCTTGATTGGGATCGAAGTTCCGAACAAGGAGGTCTCAACGGTGGCCTTTCGGGACGTGGTCGAGGCTCAGCCCGCCCATCCCAATAAGCCGTTGGAGGTGCCGCTGGGGCGTAACGTCACCGGACAAGTGGTGATGATGGACCTGACCAAGATGCCCCACTTACTGATTGCCGGGGCGACCGGGAGCGGGAAGTCCGTGGCAATCAATGGAATTATTACCAGTATCTTGATGAACGCACGGCCCGACCAGGTCAAAATGATGCTGATCGATCCTAAGAAGGTGGAGTTGAGCGTCTATAACGGGATTCCCCACCTATTGACACCGGTGGTTTCCGAGCCGAAAAAGGCGGCCCGGGCCCTCCATAAAGTGGTCAAGGAGATGGAACGGCGCTACGAGTTGTTCTCACAATTTGGCCAGCGGAAGATCTCAGGTTACAACGCGTTTGTGCAAAAGGCTAACGCGGAGGACAATCAAGCTCGGCCCACCTTGCCATACATCGTGGTGATCGTCGATGAATTGGCTGACTTGATGATGACCGTGTCGAACGAAGTGGAAGATGCCATTATTCGCTTAGCACAGATGGGCCGGGCGGCCGGGGTCCACATGATCCTGGCAACGCAACGGCCATCCGTGGACGTCATTACCGGGCTGATCAAGGCCAACGTGCCTTCACGAATTGCGTTTGCGGTCTCGAGTGGGATCGATTCACGGACCATCTTGGACACCAATGGGGCCGAAAAGTTGCTGGGTCGCGGTGATATGCTCTTCCAACCGGTCGATGCCAACTCACCGGTCCGGGTCCAGGGCGCCTTCATCTCGGATGAAGACGTCAGCAACGTGGTCGCCTTCATTAAGCAACAGCAGACGGCCGACTACGATGAAGACATGGTGGTCACCGACGAAGAGCTGAAGCAAGAGGAACAGGGCGATAGTAACGATGAATTATTCGACGATGCCCTAGCCTTCGTGGTTGACCAACAAAAGGCCAGCACGTCGCTATTACAACGGCGGTTCCGCATCGGGTATAACCGGGCAGCGCGAATCATTGATGATTTAGAGCAACGTGGGTACATTGGCCCCCAAGAGGGCAGTAAGCCCCGTCAGGTTTATAAGCAACCGGATGCGGAGACTTCGACAACGGATCAGGGAAACTCATGA
- a CDS encoding tRNA (cytidine(34)-2'-O)-methyltransferase — MTNHIVLFEPLFPANTGNIARTCAGTDTILDLIKPLGFTVDDAHLKRAGLDYWDKVDVRYHENLPAFLETVTDPTQLYLVSKFAEQDYTEPDYRLNDHDHYFLFGKETTGLPEPFMRKNEEKCIRIPQDDQHIRALNLSNSAAIVIYEVLRQQAFPNLERVHRYPHDKLK; from the coding sequence ATGACAAACCATATTGTATTATTTGAACCACTATTTCCGGCGAACACGGGGAACATTGCCCGGACTTGTGCGGGAACGGACACGATTTTAGACCTGATCAAGCCCCTAGGGTTTACGGTTGACGACGCGCATTTGAAGCGCGCGGGACTGGACTATTGGGATAAGGTGGATGTTCGGTACCACGAGAATCTGCCGGCTTTCTTGGAAACGGTCACGGATCCGACGCAACTGTATCTCGTTTCCAAGTTTGCGGAACAGGATTACACGGAACCGGACTACCGGCTGAACGACCACGACCACTACTTCCTGTTCGGTAAGGAAACTACGGGGTTGCCTGAACCGTTCATGCGGAAGAACGAAGAGAAGTGTATCCGGATTCCCCAAGATGATCAGCACATCCGGGCGTTGAACCTCTCGAACAGTGCGGCCATCGTTATCTATGAGGTCTTGCGCCAGCAGGCCTTCCCGAACCTGGAGCGGGTGCACCGTTACCCGCACGATAAGTTAAAATAA
- a CDS encoding methyltransferase domain-containing protein translates to MKKIDRAAAFLTANATVFRCPVCHAPYDHVAEHSLVCPNGHNVDLSKKGMLYFMQRAVKSEYDDAMLAARRRMLQAGLFRGITDAFAAHLTAEPETILDVGCGEGTPLADVLAHRDGRDVAVGFDLSKPGINLATQLATNAFFCVADLAQMPFSAGQFTTILDLFSPSAYQEFNRVLAPGGQLLKVIPNADYLIELRQAIFPAGNAHAQYDNGNVLRLFQQHYPNATSQRIRYQVPVAPERFDDLMLMTPMHWGADQARLAAVAADPFPQITVDVTLLRAEG, encoded by the coding sequence ATGAAAAAAATTGATCGGGCGGCGGCCTTTTTAACGGCTAACGCTACAGTCTTTCGGTGTCCCGTATGTCACGCTCCTTACGACCACGTGGCGGAACACAGCCTAGTCTGTCCCAACGGACACAACGTGGACCTGTCGAAGAAGGGCATGCTGTACTTTATGCAACGCGCTGTGAAAAGCGAATATGACGACGCGATGTTAGCTGCCCGTCGCCGCATGCTCCAGGCGGGCCTGTTTCGGGGCATCACCGACGCATTTGCGGCCCATCTAACGGCGGAGCCGGAAACGATTCTAGACGTGGGGTGCGGCGAGGGGACCCCGCTGGCCGATGTTTTGGCCCACCGGGATGGTCGCGACGTGGCCGTGGGGTTTGATCTGTCGAAGCCAGGCATCAATTTGGCCACGCAACTGGCCACTAATGCGTTCTTCTGTGTGGCCGATCTGGCCCAGATGCCGTTCAGTGCGGGTCAGTTTACGACGATTTTAGATTTATTTTCGCCCTCGGCCTATCAGGAGTTCAACCGGGTCTTAGCCCCGGGCGGGCAGTTGCTTAAGGTCATTCCCAACGCGGACTACCTGATTGAGCTGCGGCAGGCAATCTTCCCGGCCGGGAATGCTCACGCACAATACGATAACGGCAACGTTCTCCGGCTCTTCCAGCAGCATTACCCGAACGCGACCAGTCAGCGGATTCGTTACCAAGTCCCTGTCGCACCCGAACGCTTCGACGACCTCATGTTGATGACGCCGATGCACTGGGGGGCTGACCAGGCACGGTTGGCGGCGGTGGCGGCTGATCCGTTCCCGCAGATTACGGTCGACGTGACGTTGTTGCGGGCGGAGGGTTAG
- a CDS encoding AI-2E family transporter has translation MEVTLVKSEQKPRSWFWHWVVNNRLVSALTIILLILLILLVASKVPWLATPFVVVTQIVGLPIILAGVGYYLLNPVVDRLERRGVARTWSITGLFVLVAGLLVWGIGSGVPLVQHQLNTLLTEWPQYWHQVTRTVTHWLNDERLTGIRQQLDQFNQQLGDQSSQTVSQLAKTTWSSVGGVVSRIASVVVAVVTAPFILFYLLRDGHQLPQYLSRLLPIKRRQAAIDLLVEMNRQVSNYVRGQLIVAFAVAVLFYLGFLVIGLKFALLLGITAGILNLVPYLGSFLAMVPVVVVAVMASPWMLVKVLIVFVIEQTLEGRLISPLVLGSSLKIHPLTIIFVLLISGKAFGVVGVILGIPGYAVIRVIATQGFRWYQEFVGGYSEPQAQQGEKSHEKN, from the coding sequence ATGGAAGTGACGCTTGTGAAATCTGAACAAAAGCCACGGTCGTGGTTTTGGCACTGGGTCGTGAATAACCGCCTTGTCTCTGCGCTAACCATTATACTGCTTATTCTACTCATATTGCTGGTGGCAAGTAAAGTCCCTTGGCTGGCGACGCCGTTCGTGGTGGTCACTCAAATCGTGGGCCTGCCGATTATCCTAGCGGGCGTGGGGTACTACTTGTTGAATCCCGTCGTGGATCGGCTGGAACGGCGCGGTGTGGCCCGGACCTGGTCGATCACGGGGCTCTTTGTTCTGGTCGCGGGACTACTGGTCTGGGGAATCGGAAGTGGCGTTCCCTTGGTGCAACACCAGCTCAATACGCTGCTTACGGAATGGCCGCAGTACTGGCACCAAGTGACGCGGACCGTGACGCATTGGCTCAATGATGAACGGTTGACGGGAATCCGGCAGCAGTTGGACCAGTTTAATCAACAACTGGGGGATCAGTCCTCCCAGACCGTCTCCCAGCTGGCGAAGACCACCTGGTCCTCGGTTGGTGGGGTGGTCAGCCGTATCGCGAGCGTGGTGGTCGCAGTGGTGACGGCGCCCTTTATCCTGTTTTACTTACTCCGGGATGGGCACCAGTTACCGCAGTACCTCAGTCGCTTGTTACCGATCAAGCGGCGGCAAGCAGCTATTGACTTATTGGTCGAAATGAACCGCCAGGTCAGCAACTATGTGCGCGGGCAACTCATCGTGGCCTTTGCGGTTGCCGTTCTATTCTACCTAGGCTTCTTGGTGATTGGGCTTAAGTTTGCCCTGTTGTTAGGAATCACGGCGGGCATCTTGAACTTGGTCCCGTATTTGGGGTCGTTTCTAGCGATGGTCCCCGTGGTGGTCGTGGCCGTCATGGCGTCCCCCTGGATGCTGGTCAAGGTCCTGATCGTCTTTGTGATTGAGCAGACGTTAGAAGGACGCCTGATTTCACCATTGGTCTTAGGCAGTTCCCTTAAGATTCACCCGCTGACCATTATTTTTGTCTTACTGATTTCGGGGAAGGCATTTGGCGTGGTCGGGGTAATCTTAGGGATTCCGGGATACGCGGTGATTCGTGTCATCGCGACCCAGGGGTTCCGCTGGTATCAAGAATTCGTTGGGGGGTATTCAGAACCCCAAGCACAACAAGGAGAAAAAAGTCATGAAAAAAATTGA
- a CDS encoding copper homeostasis protein CutC encodes MRNLLLVEPLLENYTSLPAAIQAGAKRVALADNLAVGGTTVSKGTMGEAVRYAHEHQVSLDLLIAPRGGQDPYNDVEIKIMEADLLEAQQLGVDGVIFGGLTAARQLDTEALRPLVAAAGGMTLTLSTAFDTIRPQDRGAAVDWLAEQGFDRVLSVGASQDRSADWTASQRLLTSAGITLVPTNVAPDQLDQVAAQLNVHSFLNVQD; translated from the coding sequence ATGAGAAACTTGCTCTTAGTTGAACCGTTACTCGAAAATTACACGTCCCTCCCCGCCGCTATCCAAGCCGGTGCCAAGCGGGTGGCCCTCGCCGACAACCTGGCCGTTGGCGGGACCACCGTCAGTAAAGGTACCATGGGCGAAGCCGTGCGGTACGCCCACGAACACCAGGTCAGCCTCGACTTGCTGATTGCGCCCCGCGGCGGCCAAGATCCCTACAACGACGTCGAAATCAAAATTATGGAGGCTGACCTCCTAGAAGCCCAACAATTAGGGGTCGACGGCGTCATCTTCGGCGGACTCACAGCCGCTCGTCAGCTCGACACTGAAGCACTGCGGCCGCTGGTGGCAGCCGCCGGGGGAATGACCCTGACGCTGAGCACCGCCTTCGACACGATTCGGCCCCAAGACCGCGGGGCCGCCGTAGACTGGCTAGCCGAGCAGGGTTTCGATCGCGTTCTTAGCGTGGGCGCTTCTCAGGACCGATCGGCCGACTGGACCGCTTCACAGCGGCTCTTGACCAGTGCGGGAATAACGCTAGTCCCCACCAATGTGGCCCCAGACCAACTGGATCAGGTTGCCGCGCAGCTGAACGTCCACAGCTTCTTAAACGTCCAAGACTAA